A part of Aegilops tauschii subsp. strangulata cultivar AL8/78 chromosome 2, Aet v6.0, whole genome shotgun sequence genomic DNA contains:
- the LOC109779919 gene encoding uncharacterized protein, whose amino-acid sequence MASSYPNRPNHRGSGVHNYGGGGRGHNGGHGYGYHYNGNGGGRGGRGGHHHRWNDYGRGGHHGYGYGGGHHQHQGYGYGGGHQQGYGYGGGHNGYGGGYGGGGDGMFHHNYSVPGYGVGLSHPLRAPAPAPAPAPMPVAPASYPHAQGPGWVPVPVPEEQPQPRRIMLMAPRRRPPAIPPPLRAAEAAAREVVLRLHPTEEAERRRHKVIDYAKNLIGTTFGCEVFPFGSVPLKTYLPDGDVDITIITNTNLDDSFVQDVCCLLAAEQSSDDAEFALRDIQVINAKVKIIKCVVDNLVMDISFNQVGGVSTLCFLELVNKEVGKDHLFKRSIILIKAWCYHEGNIHGSNHWLMSTYALEVLILNIFNLFHTSIHGPLQALYKFLLYYSKFDWDNQCLTLAGPVPLRNDTAGPSGSNEELLLSQEPLKRSLRKLFELPPGSDRRDPDLRLKYLNIVDPLKGDNNLGTSISEANSRVIRDAFAAGAEKLGNILKLPCERIAEEVYVFFTHTLRKHGRGERQDLGESVSQSMPDPGNARAEDVSGLGISGMDGGEKRIHRISGSTNFRSHSDLSSSSENGHEVPGSNPVNGPNRNGVHQEKVQLPPFTPVNLLDLSGHVNLHMRCIRSVQYNLEAMHDKLLKSVIEACSAGVLDEDRFVVPPLRPVPRSTPCPRPPPSLGAAVVPRQPITECQVEPEYLPSPHTHIPPNGFSAYPPFAGPWFPNTEDMSQTYGAGTYVHNMNYSMPFGIDAFSSGMAFYPAMWDFPQSRGTGTYIPRTDWNANRDKSWNDKGRIQRQRRSDRGYGDGRPDVASSNGHVAGASAAGLTSTVRGNPHHGASSSNNEQRSENGWVVTQMPPRITVPRHGSGSQPSSPAVVITPVVPAEQHENLEFGTMGPFSVARQNSVFDEQFPALHETTRQGQQGPQRSPRPGAGATPRSWPAEASGSAVQSPRPGVSQSWPNMPVHSPRPVVRTIQSWPHMPSPRPGVGATQNGPVGSPAASTSQSPRPSTGAAENRASGPYQLQDDADFPPLQTENPYDADFPPLQAAARR is encoded by the exons ATGGCGTCCTCCTACCCCAACAGGCCCAACCACCGGGGCAGCGGCGTGCACAACTACGGGGGAGGCGGCCGCGGGCACAACGGCGGGCACGGCTACGGCTACCACTACAACGGCAACGGCGGCGGGCGCGGGGGCCGGGGCGGCCACCACCACCGCTGGAACGACTACGGACGAGGCGGCCACCACGGGTACGGCTACGGAGGCGGCCACCACCAGCACCAGGGgtacggctacggcggcggccaCCAACAGGGGTACGGCTACGGAGGCGGCCACAACGGGTACGGcggcggctacggcggcggcggagacggGATGTTCCACCACAACTACAGCGTCCCCGGCTACGGCGTGGGCCTGAGCCACCCGCTGCGGGCGCCGGCGCCAGCGCCAGCGCCGGCCCCGATGCCGGTGGCGCCCGCGAGCTACCCCCACGCGCAAGGCCCCGGCTGGGTCCCGGTCCCGGTCCCGGAGGAGCAGCCGCAGCCGCGCCGGATAATGCTGATGGCGCCGCGGCGCCGGCCCCCGGCCATCCCGCCGCCGCTGCGGGCCGCGGAGGCGGCCGCGCGCGAGGTGGTGCTGCGGCTGCACCCGACGGAGGAGGCGGAGCGGCGCCGGCACAAGGTCATCGACTACGCCAAGAACCTCATCGGCACCACCTTCGGGTGCGAG GTGTTCCCGTTCGGGTCGGTGCCGCTGAAGACGTACCTCCCCGATGGTGATGTCGACATCACCATAATCACGAACACCaacttggacgacagcttcgtccaGGACGTCTGTTGTTTGCTCGCAGCCGAACAGAGCAGCGACGATGCCGAGTTTGCGCTGAGGGACATTCAGGTCATCAACGCCAAG GTCAAGATAATCAAATGTGTTGTCGACAACCTTGTGATGGACATCTCCTTCAACCAAGTCGGCGGTGTGTCCACACTGTGTTTTCTCGAGCTG GTGAACAAAGAGGTCGGGAAGGACCATCTGTTCAAGCGGAGCATCATCCTGATCAAGGCTTGGTGTTACCACGAGGGTAACATACATGGATCAAACCATTGGTTGATGTCTACGTACGCATTGGAGGTGTTGATTCTGAACATCTTCAACCTTTTCCACACCTCCATACACGGCCCTTTGCAG GCCCTGTACAAGTTTCTGCTGTACTACAGCAAGTTTGATTGGGACAACCAGTGCCTTACTTTAGCTGGCCCTGTCCCCCTGCGCAACGACACCG CTGGGCCTAGTGGCTCAAATGAAGAATTACTGCTGAGCCAGGAGCCCCTCAAGCGCTCACTGCGTAAGCTTTTTGAGCTTCCACCAGGTTCTGATAGGCGTGACCCAGACTTACGCCTGAAGTACCTGAACATTGTTGACCCCTTGAAGGGGGATAACAACCTCGGCACAAGTATCAGCGAAG CAAACTCTCGTGTCATACGGGATGCCTTTGCAGCTGGCGCAGAGAAGCTCGGAAATATTCTCAAGCTGCCTTGCGAACGTATCGCAGAAGAAGTCTATGTGTTTTTTACACATACGCTGCGGAAACATGGACGGGGTGAGAGGCAGGACCTTGGAGAAAGTGTGTCCCAATCCATGCCTGATCCTGGAAATGCACGTGCCGAAGATGTGTCCGGCCTGGGAATTTCTGGCATGGATGGAGGTGAAAAGagaattcatcggatctcag GTTCAACCAACTTCAGGAGCCACTCCGATCTGTCCTCTTCCTCGGAGAATGGTCACGAGGTTCCTGGTTCTAACCCTGTTAACGGGCCAAACCGGAACGGTGTCCATCAAGAGAAGGTGCAACTTCCTCCTTTCACGCCGGTGAACCTACTGGACCTCTCGGGGCATGTGAATTTACACATGAGATGCATACGAAGTGTTCAGTACAACTTGGAGGCCATGCACGATAAGCTCCTCAAGTCGGTTATAGAGGCGTGTTCAGCAGGTGTGCTGGATGAGGATCGCTTTGTAGTTCCACCTCTGCGCCCTGTTCCGAGGTCAACTCCATGCCCGCGGCCGCCTCCTTCTCTCGGCGCGGCAGTTGTTCCTCGGCAACCGATCACTGAGTGCCAAGTTGAACCGGAATATCTGCCGTCGCCTCATACCCACATTCCACCCAACGGATTCTCGGCCTATCCCCCTTTTGCTGGTCCTTGGTTCCCAAACACCGAGGACATGTCTCAGACTTATGGAGCTGGCACTTACGTGCATAACATG AACTACTCGATGCCTTTCGGAATAGATGCTTTCTCCAGCGGGATGGCATTCTATCCAGCTATGTGGGATTTCCCTCAATCACGTGGAACCGGCACATACATCCCCAGAACA GATTGGAACGCCAACAGGGACAAGTCGTGGAACGATAAGGGAAGGATCCAAAGGCAGCGGCGATCAGACCGGGGCTACGGAGACGGGAGACCGGATGTTGCCTCAAGCAATGGGCATGTTGCCGGCGCAAGCGCAGCAGGACTGACATCGACGGTGCGAGGCAATCCGCACCACGGTGCCTCTTCAAGCAACAATGAGCAGAG GTCTGAGAATGGGTGGGTGGTGACGCAGATGCCGCCGAGGATCACGGTTCCTCGTCACGGCAGCGGCAGCCAGCCCTCTTCACCTGCAGTGGTGATCACACCTGTCGTCCCGGCGGAGCAGCATGAGAACCTGGAGTTCGGAACCATGGGGCCTTTCTCAGTGGCTCGTCAAAACTCTGTGTTCGATGAACAGTTCCCTGCCCTCCATGAAACAACAAGGCAGGGACAACAAGGCCCGCAGAGGAGCCCCAGGCCAGGAGCGGGTGCAACCCCCAGGAGCTGGCCTGCAGAAGCCTCTGGGTCAGCAGTGCAGAGCCCTAGGCCCGGTGTGAGCCAAAGCTGGCCCAACATGCCGGTACATAGCCCCAGGCCTGTTGTGCGTACAATCCAGAGCTGGCCCCACATGCCATCCCCCAGGCCTGGTGTGGGTGCGACCCAGAACGGGCCCGTAGGATCCCCCGCTGCCTCCACATCGCAGAGCCCTCGGCCCAGTACCGGTGCAGCCGAAAACAG GGCGTCCGGGCCTTACCAGCTGCAAGACGACGCTGACTTCCCTCCCCTGCAGACCGAGAACCCGTACGATGCTGACTTCCCTCCTCTCCAAGCTGCGGCCCGCCGCTGA